A part of Schistosoma mansoni strain Puerto Rico chromosome W, complete genome genomic DNA contains:
- a CDS encoding src-type protein tyrosine kinase-related: MLHYPNYFLAVITNVLSYKVNADGIACCLTTPYPKNYEPPTELSLLEVNRNNFGFIKKLGQGSFGEVWHGTWNNQVPVAIKKLLGNGNMNRTRFLNEAELMHRLNHPNVVRILAVCTLPINEPTYIISELMENGSLKQYMQKLNPVEIRMKNLLEMIKDVVGGMVHLEEQHYVHRDLRASNILVDSKNRLKVADFGLAHLLGDTDEYIGTLETKYPVRWTAPEGILKHAYSTKSDVWSFGILVHEILTFCELPYKGWLVFISFLTLM, from the exons CTATCCTAATTACTTCTTGGCTGTAATAACCAACGTTTTGTCTTATAAAGTAAATGCCGATGGAATTGCCTGCTGCTTAACTACACCATATCCGAAAAATTACGAACCACCAACAGAATTATCTTTACTAGAAGTAAACCGAAATAACTTTGGATTCATTAAAAAACTTGGACAAGGAAGCTTTGGTGAAGTATGGCATGGAACGTGGAATAATCAAGTGCCTGTAGCGATAAAAAAATTACTTGGGAATGGTAACATGAATCGTACAAGATTTCTGAATGAAGCTGAACTTATGCACCGACTGAATCACCCGAATGTAGTCAGAATTTTGGCTGTATGCACACTTCCTATTAATGAACCAACTTACATTATAAGTGAATTAATGGAGAATGGATCTTTGAAACAGTATATGCAGAAGCTTAATCCCGTAGAAATCAGAATGAAGAATCTACTTGAAATGATAAAAGAC GTTGTCGGAGGAATGGTGCATTTGGAGGAACAGCACTATGTTCACCGGGATCTAAGAGCCAGCAACATTTTAGTTGACAGCAAAAATAGACTTAAGGTTGCAGATTTCGGTTTGGCTCATTTGCTTGGTGATACAGACGAGTACATTGGAACACTGG AAACCAAATATCCCGTTCGATGGACAGCCCCAGAAGGGATTTTAAAGCATGCTTATTCAACAAAGTCAGATGTGTGGTCATTCGGGATACTGGTTCATGAAATATTAACCTTCTGTGAATTACCCTACAAAGGTTGGTTAGTGTTTATTAGCTTTCTTACTCTTATGTAA